A genomic segment from Streptomyces sp. NBC_00459 encodes:
- a CDS encoding type VII secretion system-associated protein, with the protein MANTPTVNLDKAWLQSFLTKDVGPFREELRRMGLPDKSPIDSDVIVPALADLVADGGNTAAGFLDGQVKPIAIGTMAKESGGRTNGGNVSTKLAELIEQVTGILAFQGELFAEIEDDLEETIKKMFSAQDQNMEKIDGKKFVNFFEDVDDILSEGPGSGSGNNDD; encoded by the coding sequence ATGGCGAACACTCCCACGGTCAATCTGGACAAGGCGTGGCTGCAGAGCTTCCTCACCAAGGACGTGGGCCCGTTCAGGGAGGAGCTCCGCAGGATGGGCCTGCCGGACAAGTCACCGATCGACAGTGACGTGATCGTGCCGGCGCTGGCGGACCTCGTGGCGGACGGCGGAAACACGGCTGCCGGTTTCCTGGACGGGCAGGTGAAACCGATCGCGATCGGAACGATGGCGAAGGAGAGCGGCGGCCGGACCAACGGCGGGAACGTCTCGACGAAACTGGCCGAGCTGATCGAGCAGGTGACCGGAATCCTCGCGTTCCAGGGGGAGCTCTTCGCCGAGATCGAGGACGATCTCGAGGAAACCATCAAAAAAATGTTCAGTGCCCAGGATCAGAACATGGAAAAGATCGACGGCAAGAAGTTCGTGAACTTCTTCGAGGACGTGGACGACATCCTGTCCGAGGGCCCCGGTTCGGGCAGCGGGAACAACGACGACTGA